The following is a genomic window from Crossiella equi.
TTCTGGTCAGGCTGCGCGAACCCTGAGGGCTACCGGGGCAGGCCGTACGAACCGTCAGGCTGGGAGGGCCGTCCGAGCGGTTCGTGCCCGGGGTAACGCCGTCCGGAGGGCTCAACACCCACGGCGAAAACCCTCTAGCCCTCCGCCATGCCCGCGGTCAGCGAGCCCCGGCCCGCCTGCCGGGCCGGGACCACCGCGGCCAGGACGGCGGCCAGCAGCGCGGCGCCCACCACGACCGCCAGCCGGGCCCACGGCACCTCGAACAGCACCGGTTCGGCCTCCGTCGAGGCCACCCGGGCCAGCAGCCAGGCAGAGCCGGTGCCCAGCAGCAGTCCGCACCCGGCACCGAACAGGGCCACGAACACTGACTCCGCGGTGAGCGTGGCGCTGAGCCCGCCCCGGGTGAGTCCGAGCGCGCGCAGCAGCGCCGACTCGCGGGCGCGCTCCAGCACGGACAGCGTGAGCGTGTTGGCGATCCCGGCGAAGGCGATGAGCACCGCCAGCGCGGTCAGGCCCCAGAGCAGGTCCAGGGTGCGCCGGAACGGCTGCGCCTGTTCGTCCTTCAGCTCGGCCACGCTGGTCAGCTTCGCCAGGGGGAACCCGGCCAGTGCCCGGTCCAGGGCGGTGCGCGCGTCGGGCGGTGCCTGGAGCAGCAGGCTGGAGTCGTAGCCCTCCTGGCCCCGGGTGTCCACGAGCGGGCGCTGGTCGAGCGCGACCACGCCCATGGCCAGCGACACGCCCTTGGCCCGCACGCCCTCGTACACCGCGACCACGCGCACCCGTCCGGCCTGGGCGCCCACGGTGAGGCCGGTCTGCTCGGCGAGCTGCCGGTCGATGGCGACCTCGCCGGGGCCCAGCCGGTCGAGCTTCCCGGCGAGCACCACCGGCCGCAGCAGGTCCCCGACCGCGTCCCCGGGCACCGCGGTCATGGACCAGGCCCCGAACCGGCCGAGCTCGCCGTTGAACGTCTCGCGCGGTGCGACCCGCACCCCGGGCACCGCGGCCAGCGCCTGCCGGACCCCGGCGGGCAGGGGGGTGCCGGAGACCGCCGAGGTCACGGTGAACTGGCCCCGGAACTGCTCGTCCAGCCCGCGCCCCTGCCCGGACTCCACCCCGGCGGCCACCGTGGTCACCAGCGAGACCACGGCCAGCCCGATGGTCAGCGCGGCGGCACTGGCGGCGGCGCGGCGCGGGTTGTGCCCGGCGTTGAGGGCGGCCAGCCGCGCGGGCTGTCCGACCAGGCGCGCGCCGACCGCCCCGAGCACCCGCACCACGGGGCCCACCACGAGCGGTCCGAGCACCAGCACGGCCCCGAGCCCCGCGACCATGGCCGCCACCGCGAACCCGGCGCCCTGCTCCGGGCCCTCCGCCGTCACCGCCACGACCGCGCACAGCACCGCCGCGCAGGCCAGTGCCCCGGTGGCGAGCAGCCGCCAGGTCCGGCGGCCCCGCACCCGGTCGGTCGCCCCGCCGGACTCGCGCAGCGCGGCGACCGGCGCGACCCGGGTCGCCGCCCGCGCGGGCAGCACCGCCGCCAGGACGGTGACGACTAGTCCCACGCCCACCGAGAGCAGCACCGTGCGCACGGAGAACGGCAGGTGGACCTGGTCCTGGAAGTCCCCGACGAGCACCTGCGCGAGCCAGGCCAGCCCGTACCCGCTGAACACCCCGACCCCCGAGGCGACCGCGCCCACGACGGCCGCCTCGGTGAGCACCCCGGCGAACACCTGCCACCGCTCGGCCCCGACGCACCGCAGCAGCGCCAGCTCCCGGGTGCGCTGGGCGACGAGGATGGTGAAGGAGTTCCCGATGACCATGGTGGCCACCACCATGGCCAGCGCGGCGAACGCGGTGAAGAACCCGGTCAGGCCACCGGTGCCGGGCGGTGTCTCCCGCAGCAGCTGCGCGGAGTAGGCCTGCCCGGTCACCACGTCCAGCCCGCGCCCGACCTTGCGCACCTCCTCGGCCAGCCGCGAGGCCGACACCCCGTCCCGCGCGTGCACGACCAGCTGCCCCACCTTCGCGGTCAGCCGCCGCTGCGCCTCCACCGGCAGCAGCAGCCGGGCGTTCCCGAGCCCGGAGTCGCTGTCCCGGCTGAACAACCCGACCAGGGTGAACTCGACCTCCCGGCCCTGCTCGTCGAGCACCCGCAGCACGTCCCCGACCCGCCGCCCGACCGCCGCGGTGGCCATGGCCTCCCGGTCCCCGGTGGCCCACCGCCCGGCCACCAGCTCGGCCTGCCGCAACCGCTCGTCGGCGGCCAGGGTCTGCGCCGCCTCCTCCCGGGGCCGCCCGGCCGCGTCGAGCAGGGGAGCGCTGATCGTGTTCCGCCCCTCGGCCACGGCCACCCCGGGCACCTGCCGGACCTTGGCCAGCAGCGCCTCGTCCACCTGGGCCGTGCCGCGCCCGGGCCGCACGAGCACGTCCACGCCGCGCAGCTCGTCGGCCACGGCCTCCCGCAGCCCCACCCGCACCGCATCGGCGAGCACCAGCGCACCGGCCACGAACGCCACCCCCAGGACGATCGCCACCGAGGACAACACCAGCCGCATCGGCCGGGCCCGCAACCCGGCCAGCACGGTCCGCACCATCACGCCCCCAACCTCGTCATGGCCGCCAGCACGTCATCGGCCGACGGCCGCGGCAGGTGCGCGGCGATCCGCCCGTCCGCCAGCAACACCCCGTGGTCGGCGTAGGAGGCCGCCACCGGGTCGTGGGTCACCATCACCACGGTCTGCCCGAGCTCCCGCACCGACATCCGCAGGAACCCCAGCAGCTCCTGGCCCGAGCGCGAGTCCAGGCTGCCGGTCGGTTCGTCGGCGAAGACCACGTCCGGCCGTCCGACCAGGGCCCGGGCACAGGCCACGCGCTGTTGCTGGCCGCCGGAGAGCTCACTCGGGCGGTGGCGCAGCCGGGGCCCCAGGCCCAGGGCTTCCACGACCGTGCGGTACCAGGCCTGGTCCGGGGTGCGTCCGGCCAGGCGCAGGCCCAGCAGGATGTTCTCCTCCGCCGACATCGTCGGCAGCAGGTTGAACTGCTGGAAGACGAAGCCGACCCGGTCCCGGCGCAGCCTGCTCAGCTCCGCGTCGGTCAGGCCGGTCAGCTCGGTCTGTCCAATGCGGACACTGCCCGCGTCCACCACGTCCAGGCCCGCCAGGCAGTGCATCAGCGTGGACTTGCCCGAACCGGACGGTCCGAGCACAGCGGTCAGGCGGCGGGCGCTGAACCCGACCGACACGTGGTCCAGGGCCCGCACGGCGGTGTCGCCGCGGCCGTGCACCTTCAGCACGCCCACCGCGTGCACGGCGGGATGGGGGTCGTCCACTGTCTGCATGCGGCGAGCATGGCCGGAGGCACCTGAGCCGTTGCTGAACGAAGCTGAAGATCCGTTCAGGGTGGCCGCCCGGGATCTGGGAGGATCCGGGGGTGCGGGTGCTCGTGGTCGAGGACGAGAGGCGGCTGGCCGAGTCGCTCCAGTGGGGACTGGAGGCGGAGGGCTACGCCGTCGACCTGGCCCACGACGGCCTGGAGGGCCTCGCGCTCGCGCAGGAGCACCCGTACCAGGTGATCGTGCTCGACATCATGCTGCCCGGCCTCAACGGCTATCGCGTGTGCGCGGCGCTGCGCGAACGCGGCGTGCGCACCCCGATCCTCATGCTCACCGCCAAGAACGGCGAGTACGACGAGGCCGAGGCCCTGGACACCGGAGCCGACGACTTCCTCGGCAAGCCCTTCTCCTACGTCGTGCTCGCCGCCCGCCTGCGTGCCCTCACCCGGCGCGGCGCGGCCGGGGCCGCCGCGGTGCTGCGCTTCGACGACCTGGTCCTGGACCCGGCCCGCCGCACCTGCCACCGCGCCGGGCAGCCGGTCGCCCTGACCACCAAGGAGTTCGCGGTGCTGGAATGCCTGCTGCGCCACGAGGGCGCGGTGGTGGCCAAGTCCGAGATCCTGGCCCAGGCATGGGACATGGCCTTCCAGGGCGAGGTGAACATCGTGGAGGTCTACGTGAGCGCGTTGCGCCGCAAGCTGGACGCCCCGTTCGGGCGCCGCACGATCGCCACCGTGCGCGGCATCGGCTACCGGCTGGTCACCGATGCCTGAGACCACCCGCGCGTGGTGGCCGCGCTCGGTGCGCCGGGGCACCGCCCTGGCCACGCTGCTGCTGTGCCTGGCGGTGTTCGGCCTGGGCTGGCTGGGGCTGCGCGAGTTCGTGCGCCTCCAGCTCGACCGCAGGGCCGAGCAGACCACCCTGGTGGAGCTCAACCGCCTGGCCGACGCCTACCGGCTGGGCCCCACCGCGCTGGCGAC
Proteins encoded in this region:
- a CDS encoding FtsX-like permease family protein; this translates as MVRTVLAGLRARPMRLVLSSVAIVLGVAFVAGALVLADAVRVGLREAVADELRGVDVLVRPGRGTAQVDEALLAKVRQVPGVAVAEGRNTISAPLLDAAGRPREEAAQTLAADERLRQAELVAGRWATGDREAMATAAVGRRVGDVLRVLDEQGREVEFTLVGLFSRDSDSGLGNARLLLPVEAQRRLTAKVGQLVVHARDGVSASRLAEEVRKVGRGLDVVTGQAYSAQLLRETPPGTGGLTGFFTAFAALAMVVATMVIGNSFTILVAQRTRELALLRCVGAERWQVFAGVLTEAAVVGAVASGVGVFSGYGLAWLAQVLVGDFQDQVHLPFSVRTVLLSVGVGLVVTVLAAVLPARAATRVAPVAALRESGGATDRVRGRRTWRLLATGALACAAVLCAVVAVTAEGPEQGAGFAVAAMVAGLGAVLVLGPLVVGPVVRVLGAVGARLVGQPARLAALNAGHNPRRAAASAAALTIGLAVVSLVTTVAAGVESGQGRGLDEQFRGQFTVTSAVSGTPLPAGVRQALAAVPGVRVAPRETFNGELGRFGAWSMTAVPGDAVGDLLRPVVLAGKLDRLGPGEVAIDRQLAEQTGLTVGAQAGRVRVVAVYEGVRAKGVSLAMGVVALDQRPLVDTRGQEGYDSSLLLQAPPDARTALDRALAGFPLAKLTSVAELKDEQAQPFRRTLDLLWGLTALAVLIAFAGIANTLTLSVLERARESALLRALGLTRGGLSATLTAESVFVALFGAGCGLLLGTGSAWLLARVASTEAEPVLFEVPWARLAVVVGAALLAAVLAAVVPARQAGRGSLTAGMAEG
- a CDS encoding ABC transporter ATP-binding protein yields the protein MQTVDDPHPAVHAVGVLKVHGRGDTAVRALDHVSVGFSARRLTAVLGPSGSGKSTLMHCLAGLDVVDAGSVRIGQTELTGLTDAELSRLRRDRVGFVFQQFNLLPTMSAEENILLGLRLAGRTPDQAWYRTVVEALGLGPRLRHRPSELSGGQQQRVACARALVGRPDVVFADEPTGSLDSRSGQELLGFLRMSVRELGQTVVMVTHDPVAASYADHGVLLADGRIAAHLPRPSADDVLAAMTRLGA
- a CDS encoding response regulator transcription factor, with the protein product MRVLVVEDERRLAESLQWGLEAEGYAVDLAHDGLEGLALAQEHPYQVIVLDIMLPGLNGYRVCAALRERGVRTPILMLTAKNGEYDEAEALDTGADDFLGKPFSYVVLAARLRALTRRGAAGAAAVLRFDDLVLDPARRTCHRAGQPVALTTKEFAVLECLLRHEGAVVAKSEILAQAWDMAFQGEVNIVEVYVSALRRKLDAPFGRRTIATVRGIGYRLVTDA